In a single window of the Streptomyces sp. NBC_00285 genome:
- a CDS encoding RICIN domain-containing protein yields the protein MRRAYAVLLALCLALAGALVTAGPAQAAPLTVPNGVQFTDTSGNALHAHGGGVIKVGSYYYWFGEDRNADNTFKYVDAYRSTDLKNWEFRNHVLTQSSAAELGTAYIERPKVVYNASTGKFVMWMHKENGTDYSEARAAVAVSSTVDGSYTYQGSFRPLGDNMSRDITTFVDTDGTGYMVSAANENYDLHIYKLTADYTGIASLVANPWVGGHREAPALFKRGGVYFMLTSGATGWSANQQQYATATSLAGPWTSMANVGDSTTYNSQTAYVLPVQGTSGTSYLYMGDRWGNSFGGTVNDSRYVWLPLTFPTSTTMSMSWYPQITIDAAAGTIGGTSATYNTLVSRNSGKCADVASQSLWQGIAISQYTCNSGGNQKWWFKDLGTGYYQLVGRGSSLCLQENSTNVTQENCGSATSQQWSLTASGSYWLVKARASGECLDVNGASTANSAAIITYTCSGATNQQWTRGT from the coding sequence ATGAGACGTGCTTACGCGGTACTGCTTGCCCTCTGCCTGGCCCTGGCCGGCGCCCTGGTGACCGCGGGACCGGCCCAGGCCGCGCCGCTGACCGTCCCCAACGGCGTCCAGTTCACGGACACCTCGGGCAACGCCCTGCACGCCCACGGTGGCGGGGTCATCAAGGTCGGGTCGTACTACTACTGGTTCGGCGAGGACCGCAACGCCGACAACACCTTCAAGTACGTGGACGCCTACCGCTCCACCGACCTGAAGAACTGGGAGTTCAGGAACCACGTCCTGACCCAGTCGTCCGCCGCCGAGCTGGGCACCGCCTACATCGAGCGGCCCAAGGTCGTCTACAACGCCTCCACCGGCAAGTTCGTGATGTGGATGCACAAGGAGAACGGCACCGACTACAGCGAGGCCCGCGCGGCCGTCGCCGTGTCGTCCACGGTCGACGGGAGCTACACCTACCAGGGCAGCTTCCGCCCGCTGGGCGACAACATGTCCCGCGACATCACGACGTTCGTCGACACCGACGGCACCGGCTACATGGTCTCGGCCGCCAACGAGAACTACGACCTGCACATCTACAAGCTCACCGCGGACTACACGGGCATCGCCAGTCTGGTCGCCAACCCGTGGGTCGGCGGACACCGCGAGGCCCCGGCCCTGTTCAAGCGGGGCGGCGTCTACTTCATGCTGACGTCGGGCGCCACCGGCTGGAGCGCCAACCAGCAGCAGTACGCCACCGCCACCTCCCTGGCCGGCCCGTGGACGTCGATGGCGAACGTCGGCGACTCCACGACCTACAACTCGCAGACCGCGTACGTCCTTCCCGTGCAGGGGACTTCGGGCACCTCGTACCTGTACATGGGTGATCGCTGGGGCAACTCCTTCGGCGGGACCGTCAACGACTCCCGTTACGTGTGGCTGCCGCTGACCTTCCCGACCTCCACCACGATGTCCATGTCCTGGTACCCCCAGATCACGATCGACGCGGCCGCCGGCACGATCGGCGGCACGAGCGCCACGTACAACACGCTGGTCTCCCGCAACAGCGGCAAGTGCGCGGACGTGGCCAGCCAGTCGCTGTGGCAGGGGATCGCGATCAGCCAGTACACCTGCAACAGCGGCGGCAACCAGAAGTGGTGGTTCAAGGACCTCGGCACCGGCTACTACCAGCTCGTCGGCCGCGGCAGCTCCCTGTGCCTCCAGGAGAACTCGACCAACGTCACCCAGGAGAACTGCGGCAGCGCGACCAGCCAGCAGTGGAGCCTGACCGCCTCCGGCAGCTACTGGCTGGTCAAGGCCCGCGCCAGCGGTGAGTGCCTCGACGTGAACGGCGCGTCCACCGCCAACTCCGCCGCGATCATCACGTACACGTGCAGCGGGGCGACCAACCAGCAGTGGACGCGCGGAACCTGA
- a CDS encoding rhamnogalacturonan lyase B N-terminal domain-containing protein gives MSESAVHRAVGRRTFVLGTAAAAGTAALAGPLAESASAATFGWSDDGSNYVVDTGASLVFKVSKTNGDLTSLVYKGTQYQGYGGKNSHIESGLGTSTVSIKQSGTTILISVAYGTLKHYYAARSGENNVYLWTNKADDSVSATRYILRVNAGKFLNDEPDSYTYAPTTIEAADVFAKSDGQTRSKHYAKARVIDYDHVGWTTGSVGLYIVRSNHEKASGGPFYRSLLRHQSADGGGLYEILYYGENQTEAQRFGLQGPYVIAFTDGGAPSSALSPGNLTTAWADSLGISGYVPASGRGKVAGVGITGRNTSYAYTVGLANSAAQYWGSARSSDGYFSIGGVLPGTYTLTVFKGELAVYTSSVSVSAGGTTTLNSIAIPSSNDPSNAGAIWRINDWNGSPSGFKNADLMTYAHPSDVRAASWTGNVVIGSGTETSGFPCYLWKDVNSGIIVYFKLTAAQAAAAHTLRIGVTTAYANGRPQVVVNDTWSSAVPSPPTQPSTRSLTVGSYRGNNNTFTYSVPASAWLTDTSAYNTLKIYVASGSGSTSFLSAGTSIDAIDLLA, from the coding sequence ATGTCCGAATCAGCCGTGCACAGAGCGGTCGGACGCCGCACCTTCGTCCTCGGCACCGCGGCCGCCGCCGGCACCGCCGCCCTCGCCGGGCCGCTCGCCGAGAGCGCGTCCGCCGCGACCTTCGGCTGGTCCGACGACGGCTCGAACTACGTCGTCGACACCGGCGCAAGCCTCGTCTTCAAGGTCAGCAAGACCAACGGCGACCTGACCTCGTTGGTCTACAAGGGCACGCAGTACCAGGGCTACGGCGGCAAGAACTCTCACATCGAGTCCGGCCTCGGCACGTCCACGGTGAGCATCAAGCAGTCCGGTACGACGATCCTGATCTCGGTCGCGTACGGCACGCTGAAGCACTACTACGCGGCCCGCAGCGGCGAGAACAACGTCTACCTGTGGACCAACAAGGCCGACGACTCGGTCTCGGCGACCCGCTACATCCTGCGCGTCAACGCGGGCAAGTTCCTCAACGACGAGCCCGACTCGTACACTTACGCACCCACCACCATCGAAGCCGCCGACGTCTTCGCGAAGTCCGACGGCCAGACCCGCTCCAAGCACTACGCGAAGGCCCGGGTCATCGACTACGACCACGTCGGCTGGACCACCGGCAGCGTCGGCCTGTACATCGTGCGCTCCAACCACGAGAAGGCCTCCGGCGGCCCGTTCTACCGCTCCCTGCTGCGCCACCAGAGCGCTGACGGCGGCGGCCTGTACGAGATCCTGTACTACGGCGAGAACCAGACGGAGGCCCAGCGCTTCGGCCTCCAGGGCCCCTACGTCATCGCCTTCACCGACGGCGGCGCCCCCTCCTCCGCGCTGTCCCCCGGGAACCTCACCACCGCGTGGGCGGACTCGCTCGGCATCTCGGGCTACGTCCCCGCGAGCGGCCGGGGCAAGGTCGCCGGCGTCGGCATCACCGGGCGGAACACGTCGTACGCCTACACGGTCGGGCTCGCCAACTCCGCCGCCCAGTACTGGGGTTCGGCGCGGTCCTCGGACGGCTACTTCTCCATCGGGGGTGTGCTGCCGGGGACGTACACGCTGACCGTCTTCAAGGGTGAACTCGCCGTCTACACCAGCTCGGTGAGCGTCAGCGCGGGCGGCACGACCACCCTCAACTCCATCGCGATCCCGTCCTCGAACGATCCGAGCAACGCGGGCGCGATCTGGCGCATCAACGACTGGAACGGCTCGCCCAGCGGCTTCAAGAACGCCGACCTGATGACGTACGCCCATCCCTCCGACGTCCGAGCCGCCTCCTGGACCGGCAACGTCGTCATCGGCAGCGGCACCGAGACCTCGGGCTTCCCCTGCTACCTGTGGAAGGACGTCAACAGCGGGATCATCGTCTACTTCAAGCTGACGGCCGCCCAGGCCGCCGCCGCGCACACTCTGCGCATCGGCGTGACGACGGCCTACGCCAACGGCCGCCCGCAGGTCGTCGTCAACGACACCTGGAGCTCCGCCGTCCCCTCCCCGCCCACCCAGCCGAGCACCCGGTCGCTGACCGTGGGCTCGTACCGGGGCAACAACAACACGTTCACCTACAGCGTGCCGGCGTCCGCCTGGCTGACGGACACCAGCGCCTACAACACGCTGAAGATCTACGTGGCGAGCGGTTCGGGGTCGACGTCCTTCCTCAGCGCCGGTACGTCGATCGACGCGATCGACCTGCTGGCCTGA
- a CDS encoding rhamnogalacturonan acetylesterase, protein MRRFNLAVLAAVALASGLTAVPAQAHTGRPPGLENCTAAGCHFDVPPGTYDVKLLLGGDAASSTSVSGETRRSLLPETAVAAGERTARSFTVNVRTPEGEPTGPDGTPGLDLVLGGTAPALARIEVTPARHTRRIFLVGDSTVCDQPGDPYSGWGQQLPQYLRKGVSVANYADSGESTVTYLSDTRLWGTVQPLIRPGDLVLVQLAHNDKTTDEATYRANLETLVAGVREKGGNPVLVTPIVRRWFNSDGTLNNNTALLVNGLGVDHPAVIRSVAATEGVPLIDLTAKTKALVESLGVEGSKAIYLYNEKKDNTHTSVHGATVYAGLVRDALVAQHLVPKGVARVG, encoded by the coding sequence ATGAGACGTTTCAACCTCGCCGTACTGGCGGCGGTGGCACTGGCCTCGGGCCTGACGGCCGTCCCGGCCCAGGCGCACACCGGACGTCCGCCGGGCCTTGAGAACTGCACCGCCGCCGGCTGTCACTTCGACGTGCCGCCCGGGACGTACGACGTGAAGCTCCTCCTCGGCGGCGACGCCGCGTCGAGCACGAGCGTCAGCGGTGAGACCCGGCGCTCACTGCTGCCCGAGACCGCTGTCGCCGCCGGCGAACGGACCGCCCGCAGCTTCACCGTGAACGTCCGGACCCCGGAGGGCGAACCGACCGGCCCCGACGGCACACCGGGCCTGGACCTGGTGCTCGGTGGCACGGCCCCCGCGCTCGCCCGCATCGAGGTCACCCCGGCCCGGCACACCCGCCGGATCTTCCTGGTCGGCGACTCCACGGTCTGCGACCAGCCCGGCGACCCCTACTCCGGCTGGGGCCAACAACTGCCCCAGTACCTGCGCAAGGGCGTGTCCGTCGCCAACTACGCCGACTCCGGCGAGAGCACGGTGACGTATCTGTCGGACACCCGGCTGTGGGGCACCGTCCAGCCGCTGATCCGGCCCGGCGACCTCGTCCTGGTCCAGCTCGCCCACAACGACAAGACCACGGACGAGGCGACGTACCGGGCGAATCTGGAGACACTGGTCGCGGGTGTGAGGGAGAAAGGTGGGAACCCTGTCCTCGTGACGCCCATCGTGCGACGCTGGTTCAACTCCGACGGCACGCTGAACAACAACACCGCGTTGCTGGTCAACGGCCTCGGGGTGGACCACCCCGCGGTGATCCGCTCGGTCGCCGCCACGGAGGGCGTCCCGCTGATCGACCTGACGGCGAAGACGAAGGCACTGGTGGAGTCGCTGGGAGTGGAGGGCTCGAAGGCGATCTACCTGTACAACGAGAAAAAGGACAACACCCACACGTCCGTGCACGGCGCCACCGTGTACGCGGGCCTGGTGCGCGACGCTCTCGTCGCACAGCATCTGGTGCCGAAGGGCGTTGCGAGGGTGGGATAG
- a CDS encoding DUF2264 domain-containing protein, which produces MDLPADDRVLSPRTGFTRAHWEAAADALLAAVEPYATEDRALYHFPGDRQSWAGRLSDGLEGYARTLLLAAFRRDETALQRYADGLAAGVSGAWPRIEDRSQPLVEAASIALALRLTRELLWDRLDDGVRQRAAAWLGDALTAEAWPCNWELFPVTVGGFLQEIGYEPEASGKAIDRGLERIEQWYVGDGWYTDGDGRKFDYYNGWAMHLYPVLHAWLAEDSRLLDLYGGRLSRHLDDYARLFGADGAPMHQGRSLTYRFATTVPLWLGALTGHTPLPPGETRRLASGALKYFLDRGAVDSRGLLTLGWHGPDPALLQAYSGPASPYWASKAFLALLLPADHEVWTAVEEPGPSERSDALTPIAAPNWLLQSTSSDGLVRLHNHGSEDVRYDPYYTRLAYSTVTEPSTSYDNSVIVGADPSRTDIEPLGVGDGWAASRHTAAGGARVCSVVLARGAVEVRVFLVSGAEPGTQVRVTGWAARDGVRAELLPAVGLDETLTGVTGVEPTLFVALGRLTGEPEPVPLADAVSVRAANTGELTVSWGDGTKTRVRLDGSGVDIAGED; this is translated from the coding sequence ATGGACCTGCCCGCGGACGATCGCGTCCTCAGCCCGCGCACCGGATTCACGCGCGCCCACTGGGAGGCCGCGGCCGACGCCCTGCTGGCCGCGGTGGAGCCCTACGCCACCGAGGACCGGGCCCTCTACCACTTCCCCGGCGACCGCCAGAGCTGGGCAGGCCGCCTCTCCGACGGCCTGGAGGGCTACGCCCGTACGCTCCTGCTGGCGGCCTTCCGCCGGGACGAGACCGCGCTCCAGCGCTACGCCGACGGACTCGCCGCCGGGGTCTCGGGCGCCTGGCCCCGCATCGAGGACCGCAGCCAGCCGCTGGTCGAGGCCGCGTCGATCGCCCTTGCACTGCGCCTGACCCGGGAGTTGCTCTGGGACCGCCTGGACGACGGCGTCCGCCAACGCGCCGCGGCCTGGCTCGGCGACGCCCTGACCGCCGAGGCCTGGCCCTGCAACTGGGAGCTGTTCCCCGTCACGGTCGGCGGCTTCCTCCAGGAGATCGGCTACGAACCTGAGGCGTCCGGCAAGGCGATCGACCGCGGCCTGGAGCGGATCGAGCAGTGGTACGTCGGCGACGGCTGGTACACCGACGGCGACGGCCGCAAGTTCGACTACTACAACGGCTGGGCCATGCACCTCTACCCGGTGCTGCACGCCTGGCTGGCGGAGGACTCACGGCTCCTGGACCTCTACGGTGGCCGCCTCTCCCGTCATCTCGACGACTACGCCCGCCTGTTCGGCGCCGACGGCGCTCCCATGCACCAGGGCCGCTCACTGACGTACCGCTTCGCGACGACCGTCCCGCTGTGGCTGGGCGCGCTGACCGGACACACCCCGCTGCCTCCGGGCGAGACGCGCCGGCTGGCCTCGGGAGCGCTGAAGTACTTCCTGGACCGGGGCGCGGTGGACTCCCGCGGCCTGCTCACCCTCGGCTGGCACGGCCCCGACCCGGCGCTTCTGCAGGCCTATTCGGGACCGGCCTCCCCGTACTGGGCGAGCAAGGCCTTCCTCGCCCTGCTCCTCCCGGCCGACCACGAGGTGTGGACGGCAGTGGAGGAGCCGGGCCCGTCGGAGCGCTCCGACGCGCTCACCCCGATCGCCGCCCCCAACTGGCTGCTGCAGTCGACCAGTTCCGACGGCCTGGTCCGCCTCCACAACCACGGCAGCGAGGACGTCCGTTACGACCCGTACTACACCCGCCTCGCGTACTCGACGGTGACCGAGCCCTCGACGTCGTACGACAACAGCGTGATCGTGGGCGCCGATCCGAGCCGTACGGACATCGAGCCGTTGGGGGTCGGCGACGGGTGGGCCGCCTCGCGGCACACGGCGGCCGGGGGCGCGCGGGTCTGCAGTGTCGTGCTCGCGCGGGGGGCCGTGGAGGTGCGCGTGTTCCTCGTGTCCGGGGCCGAACCCGGCACGCAGGTGCGGGTGACCGGCTGGGCGGCGCGGGACGGCGTCCGGGCCGAACTGCTGCCCGCCGTGGGCCTGGACGAGACGCTGACCGGCGTCACCGGCGTGGAGCCGACGCTCTTCGTGGCGCTGGGGCGGCTGACCGGGGAGCCGGAACCGGTTCCGCTGGCGGACGCCGTGAGTGTTCGGGCCGCCAACACAGGTGAGCTGACGGTCAGTTGGGGCGACGGGACCAAGACTCGGGTGCGGCTGGACGGCTCCGGAGTCGACATCGCTGGGGAGGACTGA
- a CDS encoding HEAT repeat domain-containing protein → MGGREELVELLGRAGLEVVGDWRTEEVLPPPIAWRHVIARDTAPTVTVAGDRPDLIAELNAEWHRLASDAGILDGDGVFLIDFPDSRSPGWARVRLTDGWDLAGVLGARSGQPEFVTLSLDGDAMVGATTEEYAVRLVALDRIKARQEEAARAAGAETPQERAAAWASLFEGPQPPVELLESWANGLSLNPATPRELRPGLVGLSSYAIYGALPTETVDALLAHPDWNLRMRAVEQQPNITPEQWSRVILGEQDERQRWILAMVAADRRAELPEDTCRALAADPSARVRSEIARLTCLPADLSVALAADPDGGVRYAACTESWPYLDQPARQALLTDSHGIARTRALLLHHREHPMPLSVFETLDAKREALETCLLEHDLAEQVARHGESAERLSLAGNPRLAPDLIALLAEDPDDHVRFTVSKRADLTEEQRAAVRYDFDPDIHYFPLDWVVALHDDQAAMRRLAASSHPLVRRNVARARHLPPDVASLLANDEDRVVQLFLAESCDDAPADMLMRVWQWWDGSLTAPDRPHGHPNFPRHDLLRYADDPNPRMRRLALDDPQSTPELVERLSRDRNEEVRYRAACDPRLSPAAVAWLLEDPHEYIRSAAARHSRMPAGILVRLLMQGGGSAETAARNPALPVEVMRQMVELLSSSATAAD, encoded by the coding sequence ATGGGTGGGAGAGAAGAACTCGTCGAACTGCTGGGCCGGGCAGGCCTTGAGGTCGTGGGGGACTGGCGGACCGAGGAGGTGCTGCCGCCTCCGATCGCGTGGCGTCATGTCATCGCGCGGGATACAGCGCCGACCGTCACGGTCGCCGGGGACCGGCCGGACCTGATCGCCGAACTGAACGCCGAGTGGCACCGGTTGGCATCCGACGCGGGGATCCTCGATGGCGACGGTGTCTTCCTCATCGACTTTCCCGACAGCAGGAGTCCGGGGTGGGCCCGGGTCCGCCTCACCGACGGCTGGGATCTCGCCGGAGTGCTGGGAGCGCGGTCCGGGCAGCCGGAGTTCGTCACGCTGTCCCTGGACGGGGACGCCATGGTGGGCGCCACGACCGAGGAGTACGCGGTCCGGCTCGTCGCCCTCGACCGGATCAAGGCCCGACAGGAGGAGGCCGCGCGCGCCGCCGGTGCGGAGACACCGCAGGAGCGGGCGGCCGCCTGGGCGTCGCTGTTCGAAGGGCCGCAGCCCCCGGTGGAACTGCTCGAATCGTGGGCGAACGGACTCTCGCTCAACCCCGCCACCCCGAGGGAACTGCGGCCGGGGCTCGTGGGGCTGTCGTCCTACGCGATCTACGGCGCACTGCCGACGGAGACCGTGGACGCCCTCCTGGCCCACCCGGACTGGAACCTGCGGATGAGGGCGGTCGAGCAACAGCCGAACATCACGCCCGAGCAGTGGTCACGCGTGATACTCGGCGAACAGGACGAACGGCAGCGGTGGATCCTCGCCATGGTGGCCGCCGACCGCCGGGCCGAACTCCCCGAGGACACCTGCCGGGCGCTCGCCGCCGACCCGTCCGCGCGCGTCCGATCCGAGATCGCCCGGCTCACGTGCCTTCCCGCCGACCTGTCGGTCGCGCTGGCCGCCGACCCTGACGGCGGCGTGCGGTACGCGGCCTGCACGGAGTCCTGGCCGTACCTCGACCAACCGGCCCGGCAGGCGCTCCTGACCGACTCCCACGGCATCGCGCGGACCCGGGCACTGCTGCTGCACCACCGGGAGCACCCGATGCCCCTGTCGGTGTTCGAAACCCTGGACGCCAAGCGCGAAGCCCTGGAAACCTGCCTCCTGGAGCACGACCTCGCCGAACAGGTGGCACGGCACGGGGAATCGGCCGAACGCCTTTCCCTGGCCGGCAATCCGCGCCTCGCCCCGGACCTGATCGCACTCCTGGCCGAGGATCCGGACGACCACGTGCGATTCACGGTCTCGAAGCGGGCCGACCTCACCGAGGAACAACGGGCCGCCGTCCGCTACGACTTCGACCCGGACATCCACTATTTCCCGCTCGACTGGGTCGTCGCACTCCACGACGACCAGGCGGCCATGCGCCGCCTGGCCGCCTCCTCCCACCCCCTCGTCCGCAGAAACGTCGCCCGCGCCCGGCACCTCCCGCCGGACGTCGCCTCGCTTCTCGCGAACGACGAGGACCGGGTCGTCCAGCTCTTCCTCGCCGAGTCCTGCGACGACGCGCCCGCCGACATGCTCATGCGGGTGTGGCAGTGGTGGGACGGCAGCCTCACCGCCCCCGACCGCCCGCACGGGCACCCCAACTTCCCCCGCCACGACCTCCTGCGCTACGCCGACGACCCGAATCCACGGATGCGCCGACTGGCCCTCGACGACCCGCAGTCCACACCCGAGCTGGTCGAACGGCTCAGCCGGGACAGGAACGAAGAGGTGCGCTACCGGGCCGCCTGCGACCCGCGACTGTCTCCGGCCGCCGTGGCCTGGCTGCTGGAGGATCCGCACGAGTACATCCGCAGTGCGGCCGCCCGGCACTCCCGCATGCCGGCCGGGATCCTGGTCCGACTGCTGATGCAGGGTGGCGGCTCCGCGGAGACCGCCGCCCGGAACCCGGCGCTGCCCGTCGAGGTCATGCGGCAGATGGTCGAGTTGCTCAGCTCCTCCGCCACCGCAGCCGACTGA
- a CDS encoding VOC family protein gives MTSTIRHVTIDCADAYALADFWSKVLGQPLHEEDRPGDEEALIEAAGLLFVTVPETKTVKNRLHFDLQPQDRTRDEEVARLLALGATVLDDQRTGDGMGWVVLADPEGNEFCVERSSAERER, from the coding sequence ATGACCTCCACCATCCGCCACGTGACCATCGACTGCGCCGACGCCTATGCGCTCGCCGACTTCTGGTCCAAGGTCCTCGGCCAACCACTTCACGAGGAGGACCGGCCGGGCGACGAGGAGGCACTGATCGAGGCCGCGGGCCTGCTCTTCGTCACCGTCCCGGAGACCAAGACCGTCAAGAACCGCCTCCACTTCGACCTCCAGCCGCAGGACCGCACCCGCGACGAGGAGGTCGCCCGCCTGCTCGCCCTGGGCGCCACGGTCCTCGACGACCAGCGCACGGGTGACGGCATGGGCTGGGTGGTGCTTGCCGACCCGGAGGGCAACGAGTTCTGCGTGGAGCGGAGTTCGGCGGAACGGGAGCGCTGA
- a CDS encoding alpha/beta fold hydrolase, producing MTEPYLHYDVTGTGPLLLLIPGGAGHPMGLGPVTEALAGRFTVVTYDPLGLAHGRLGLPVEDQRPEDWSDGARRVLDATLPDGGSAYVHGISAGGVAALDLLARHPARLLHVVAHEPPCVSVLPDGARQRAGFVEVCDVYRDRGLAAAGARMTALLEERAAGELPEGQPLSREEELASPMAVSLAHVLRTFTAYVPEPTPSGPRLTLTAGTDSRGQLLYRTAELLAKDLHGDFVEFPGGHLGAAQHPVAYAEQLTRTLRGADVPG from the coding sequence ATGACTGAGCCGTATCTGCACTACGACGTCACCGGCACCGGCCCCCTCCTGCTGCTGATCCCCGGCGGCGCCGGTCACCCCATGGGTCTCGGCCCGGTGACGGAGGCACTCGCCGGGCGCTTCACCGTCGTCACCTACGACCCCCTGGGCCTCGCCCACGGCCGGCTCGGTCTGCCCGTCGAGGACCAGCGGCCCGAGGACTGGAGCGACGGCGCGCGACGCGTGCTCGACGCGACGCTCCCGGACGGCGGGTCGGCGTACGTCCATGGCATCAGCGCGGGCGGTGTCGCCGCTCTCGACCTGCTCGCCCGGCACCCGGCGCGGCTGCTGCACGTCGTCGCGCACGAACCGCCGTGTGTGAGCGTGCTACCGGACGGGGCACGACAGCGGGCCGGGTTCGTGGAGGTCTGCGACGTCTACCGCGACCGGGGTCTCGCGGCGGCGGGTGCGCGGATGACCGCCCTGCTGGAGGAGCGGGCGGCCGGGGAGCTTCCGGAAGGCCAACCCCTCTCCAGGGAGGAGGAGTTGGCCAGTCCCATGGCGGTCTCCCTGGCCCACGTTCTGCGCACGTTCACCGCGTACGTCCCCGAGCCGACACCATCGGGACCCCGGCTCACCCTCACCGCCGGCACCGACTCACGCGGCCAACTTCTGTACCGCACAGCCGAATTGCTCGCCAAGGACCTGCACGGCGACTTCGTCGAGTTCCCCGGCGGCCACCTCGGCGCCGCCCAGCACCCGGTGGCCTACGCCGAACAGCTCACGCGGACGCTGCGCGGGGCGGACGTGCCCGGCTGA
- a CDS encoding TetR/AcrR family transcriptional regulator produces MSPRAGLTPDHLTGAAADLADEIGFENVTLAALAKRFGVKDASLYSHVRNLQDLRTRVALLAAGEMIDRIAAAVAGRAGKDALAAFAGAYRVYALERPGRYAATQMRIDQSLIADTPAFHRTAEITYGMLRAYGLTEPDLTDAVRLLRATFHGFCALESAGGFGAPRDVHKSWDRAVDALHIALENWPHEAPRGERP; encoded by the coding sequence ATGAGCCCCCGCGCAGGTCTGACTCCCGACCATCTCACCGGGGCCGCAGCCGACCTCGCCGACGAGATCGGCTTCGAGAACGTCACGCTGGCCGCGCTCGCCAAGCGCTTCGGTGTGAAGGACGCGAGCCTCTACTCGCACGTCAGGAACCTTCAGGACCTGCGCACCCGGGTGGCCCTGCTCGCCGCCGGCGAGATGATCGACCGGATCGCCGCCGCGGTGGCGGGGCGGGCCGGGAAGGACGCGCTGGCCGCGTTCGCCGGCGCCTACCGTGTGTACGCGCTGGAGCGGCCGGGGCGGTACGCGGCGACCCAGATGCGTATCGACCAGTCACTGATCGCGGACACGCCCGCCTTCCACCGCACCGCCGAGATCACGTACGGCATGCTCCGCGCCTACGGTCTCACCGAACCCGATCTCACCGACGCCGTACGCCTGTTGCGCGCCACCTTCCACGGCTTCTGCGCCCTGGAGTCGGCGGGCGGCTTCGGCGCGCCCCGCGACGTACACAAGTCGTGGGACCGGGCCGTCGACGCCCTGCACATCGCCCTTGAGAACTGGCCCCATGAGGCCCCACGAGGAGAGAGACCATGA
- a CDS encoding ArsR/SmtB family transcription factor translates to MDSGNRFGDVEITDPRAMRALAHPVRLAILERLQRHGPATASQLSPHVGATPSVASWHLRHLAGFGLVRDAVEGGTDRRERRWEAVARGFRIAVPEDEDGTSAARALSWEMFARAAELPERWATETEPVLEPAWRRLSGLANTRVVVTAEELAAIEDAIEAAIAPYVTREQRPPAGRGVRLLRYMLPETSDGADA, encoded by the coding sequence ATGGATTCCGGTAACCGCTTCGGCGATGTGGAGATCACCGACCCCAGGGCCATGCGGGCGCTCGCGCATCCCGTACGGCTCGCGATCCTGGAGCGGCTCCAACGCCATGGGCCCGCCACCGCTTCGCAGTTGTCGCCGCATGTCGGTGCGACTCCCTCCGTGGCCAGCTGGCATCTGCGGCACCTGGCGGGGTTCGGGCTGGTACGGGACGCCGTGGAGGGCGGCACGGACCGGCGTGAGCGGCGGTGGGAGGCGGTGGCGCGGGGATTCCGGATCGCCGTGCCGGAGGACGAGGACGGCACCTCGGCCGCGCGGGCGCTGTCCTGGGAGATGTTCGCCCGGGCCGCGGAGCTTCCCGAGCGTTGGGCGACCGAGACCGAACCCGTCCTCGAACCGGCCTGGCGGCGCCTCTCCGGCCTCGCCAACACCCGGGTCGTGGTCACCGCCGAGGAACTCGCCGCGATCGAGGACGCGATCGAAGCCGCCATCGCGCCCTACGTCACGCGGGAGCAGCGGCCACCGGCCGGCCGGGGTGTACGGCTGCTGCGGTACATGCTGCCGGAGACGTCGGACGGCGCCGACGCATGA